The Paenibacillus sophorae genome has a segment encoding these proteins:
- a CDS encoding response regulator, translating into MVGQEPIHILLVDDRPENLLALEAVLESKKYKFIKANSGEEALSLLTSHEFAVIVLDVQMPGMDGIETAKLIKARDKTKDIPIIFISAGSKEAEQLFAGYSAGAIDYMDKPLIPQILKSKIEGFVDMFLTNKKHQNQSMLLQQKTQELERMGKELLKAKEDAESAAKAKTAFLAMMSHEIRTPMNGVVGMIDLLMETALTPEQQEYADVIRRSTDTLVTVINDILDYTKMESGKMEVEIQLFELRSCIQEVFSLFSVEAGKKNLELAYFIDHTLPNLLYGDMARLRQVLMNLVSNAIKFTSRGGVYLVVTGTERRDNQIVVEFMVKDTGIGISPEKRDRLFQPFSQLDSSMARKYGGTGLGLAICKSLVGMMGGDIRVESMEKKGAAFIFTITVGLPEEDSGGSGHQEKGTGSSRCKEGRYKVLVVDEHPINQRLIASMLEKLGIAADIAENGRQAVDMALSCPYELIFMDLQMPEMDGLKAAQEIREGRRHDLRSPVIIAMTAGVVDDIQSRCQAAGMNGYISKPLKLSSIGQILSRYSCGASLYHGRDTTVNPA; encoded by the coding sequence ATGGTGGGTCAAGAACCGATTCACATTCTGCTGGTAGACGATCGTCCCGAAAACTTGCTGGCGCTTGAGGCGGTGCTCGAGAGCAAGAAATACAAATTCATTAAAGCAAATTCCGGCGAAGAGGCCCTAAGCCTCCTAACAAGCCACGAATTTGCTGTCATCGTCCTTGATGTTCAGATGCCGGGAATGGATGGAATTGAGACAGCCAAGCTGATTAAGGCCCGGGACAAGACGAAGGATATTCCGATCATTTTTATTTCGGCGGGCAGCAAGGAAGCGGAGCAGTTGTTTGCCGGATATTCCGCCGGCGCCATCGACTATATGGACAAACCGCTTATTCCGCAGATTCTGAAATCAAAAATTGAAGGCTTTGTCGATATGTTCTTGACTAATAAGAAGCACCAGAACCAATCGATGCTTCTTCAGCAGAAGACGCAGGAATTGGAGCGGATGGGCAAGGAACTGCTCAAAGCGAAGGAAGATGCAGAGAGCGCCGCTAAGGCAAAGACTGCATTTTTGGCGATGATGAGCCATGAAATACGCACGCCGATGAACGGGGTCGTGGGGATGATCGACCTGCTTATGGAAACGGCGCTCACGCCGGAGCAGCAGGAATACGCGGATGTTATCCGCAGAAGCACGGACACTCTCGTCACCGTCATTAACGATATTCTGGATTACACCAAGATGGAATCCGGTAAAATGGAAGTGGAAATCCAGCTGTTCGAGCTGCGCAGCTGCATACAGGAAGTGTTCAGCCTGTTCTCGGTTGAAGCGGGCAAAAAGAATCTCGAATTGGCCTATTTTATTGACCATACTCTGCCAAATCTGTTGTACGGGGACATGGCCCGGCTTCGCCAGGTGCTGATGAATCTCGTATCCAATGCGATCAAGTTCACAAGCCGCGGCGGGGTATACTTGGTCGTCACAGGCACGGAGAGAAGAGACAATCAAATCGTTGTGGAATTTATGGTCAAGGACACCGGCATCGGTATATCCCCGGAAAAGCGCGACCGTCTGTTCCAGCCGTTCTCCCAGCTCGATTCATCGATGGCCCGAAAGTACGGCGGCACCGGGCTTGGGCTGGCCATTTGCAAATCGCTGGTGGGTATGATGGGAGGCGATATTCGGGTGGAATCCATGGAGAAGAAAGGCGCCGCCTTCATATTTACCATTACCGTGGGGCTGCCGGAGGAGGATTCAGGCGGAAGTGGCCATCAGGAGAAGGGAACCGGGTCCTCACGTTGCAAAGAAGGCAGATATAAGGTGCTTGTTGTGGACGAGCATCCCATTAACCAAAGGCTGATAGCCAGCATGCTGGAGAAGCTGGGGATCGCGGCGGATATAGCCGAGAATGGACGGCAGGCCGTGGACATGGCTCTGTCCTGCCCTTACGAGCTTATCTTTATGGATCTTCAAATGCCTGAAATGGACGGCCTGAAGGCCGCGCAAGAGATTCGCGAGGGGAGAAGGCACGATCTTCGGTCTCCCGTCATTATCGCCATGACAGCTGGCGTCGTAGACGATATTCAGAGCCGCTGCCAGGCCGCAGGCATGAACGGTTATATCAGCAAGCCGCTTAAGCTGAGCAGCATCGGGCAAATTTTATCCCGTTATTCCTGTGGGGCAAGTCTGTACCACGGCCGTGATACCACGGTCAATCCCGCATAA
- a CDS encoding CheR family methyltransferase, with the protein MTTTERGSDEQPLAGTDKNELENIEIELLLCGIYRLYGYDFRNYSLPSLRRRIWHRVHGENLSSISALQEKVLHDRACFERLIYSLSVPVTEMFRDPDMFLTFRQKAVPLLRNYPYIRIWHAGCSTGEEVYSMAILLKEEGLYDKARIYATDINNRSLQQAKEGVYEISKMQQYSQNHMEAGGKRAFSEYYTAKYNSVIFQPALRKNITFAEHNLATDTSFNEFNVIFCRNVMIYFNDELREHVHSLFFESLSRFGLLVLGAKESIHFTRYSDSYEPLDRVEKIYRKIK; encoded by the coding sequence ATGACAACAACAGAACGAGGAAGCGATGAGCAGCCCCTTGCAGGAACCGATAAGAACGAGCTGGAAAATATCGAAATCGAGCTTCTGCTCTGCGGTATTTATCGCCTATACGGATATGATTTCCGAAATTATTCACTGCCTTCCCTGAGGAGACGGATCTGGCATCGTGTTCATGGGGAGAACCTTTCCAGCATATCCGCGCTGCAGGAGAAGGTGCTTCATGACAGGGCCTGCTTCGAACGTCTTATTTACAGCCTTTCCGTACCGGTCACGGAGATGTTCCGGGACCCCGACATGTTCCTGACTTTCCGCCAGAAGGCCGTTCCTCTTCTGAGGAACTACCCGTATATCCGAATCTGGCATGCCGGCTGCTCTACGGGCGAAGAGGTATACTCCATGGCGATTCTGCTGAAGGAGGAGGGCTTGTACGACAAAGCGCGTATTTACGCCACCGATATAAACAACAGATCGCTTCAGCAGGCCAAGGAAGGCGTATACGAAATCAGTAAAATGCAACAGTATAGCCAAAACCACATGGAGGCGGGCGGTAAGCGCGCCTTTTCGGAATATTATACAGCGAAGTATAATTCGGTCATCTTTCAGCCTGCCTTACGCAAAAACATTACTTTTGCCGAACATAACCTGGCGACCGATACTTCATTCAACGAGTTCAATGTTATATTTTGCCGGAATGTAATGATTTACTTTAACGATGAGCTTCGAGAGCATGTCCACAGCCTGTTTTTCGAGAGCCTCAGCCGATTCGGATTGCTTGTTCTCGGAGCCAAAGAGTCCATTCATTTCACAAGGTACAGTGACAGTTACGAGCCGCTGGACAGAGTGGAAAAGATCTATCGTAAAATCAAATGA
- a CDS encoding PP2C family protein-serine/threonine phosphatase, whose protein sequence is MKILIVDDNPTNIIIIREILKKEAYRNVITAASAIEMLELLGVGGENTELRPKHPDVDLILLDMMMPEMDGIEACRIVQRYANLKDIPIIMVTAVGDSKKLAEALDAGAVDYVTKPINKVELMARIRLALRLKAEKDWHKERDQRIQYELKLAALVQNAVLSLPLREELFEVHAIYQPSFELAGDLYAWYALGDGRYGVILLDMMGHGISSSLFCMFIASVLKDTVTTYVEPEKVIQELNRRFNQLYIEKQLVQYYFTAIYLVIDTKLQRIDYVNAGHPPALFFEGDAAEPVLLESNCHPVGVFDRIEASPQTLTYEQEGHLAMYTDGLLEMVDGDQQEQLEFLIRELTGEHEWREEPMKAAFFDDKAPGERDDDKCLVWISLRRGKQ, encoded by the coding sequence ATGAAAATTCTAATTGTTGACGACAATCCTACCAATATTATCATCATCCGTGAAATCCTAAAAAAAGAGGCGTATCGCAATGTGATTACAGCGGCTTCCGCTATTGAAATGCTGGAGCTGCTCGGGGTTGGCGGCGAGAATACCGAACTTAGGCCCAAGCATCCCGATGTCGATCTTATTCTCCTCGATATGATGATGCCCGAAATGGACGGTATCGAGGCCTGCCGGATCGTGCAGCGGTACGCGAATTTGAAGGATATTCCAATTATCATGGTAACCGCCGTCGGCGACTCCAAGAAATTGGCGGAAGCGCTGGATGCCGGCGCGGTCGATTATGTAACCAAGCCGATCAACAAGGTCGAGCTGATGGCGAGAATCCGCTTGGCTCTGCGGCTAAAGGCCGAGAAGGATTGGCATAAGGAAAGGGATCAGCGCATTCAGTATGAGCTGAAGCTTGCGGCGCTGGTGCAGAATGCAGTGCTCAGCCTGCCGCTGAGAGAAGAGCTGTTCGAAGTGCATGCCATTTATCAGCCTTCATTTGAGCTGGCCGGGGATTTATACGCCTGGTACGCGCTGGGAGACGGGCGGTATGGGGTCATTTTGCTGGATATGATGGGACACGGCATTTCATCTTCCCTGTTCTGTATGTTCATCGCTTCCGTACTCAAGGACACGGTCACGACTTACGTCGAGCCGGAGAAAGTCATCCAGGAACTGAACCGGCGCTTCAACCAGCTCTATATCGAAAAGCAGCTTGTACAATACTATTTTACAGCCATTTATCTTGTGATTGATACCAAATTACAGCGTATTGACTATGTGAATGCGGGTCATCCCCCTGCGCTGTTCTTCGAAGGCGACGCCGCCGAACCGGTGTTGCTGGAGAGCAACTGCCATCCGGTGGGGGTGTTCGACCGAATCGAGGCTTCGCCTCAAACGCTCACTTATGAACAGGAAGGCCATTTGGCGATGTATACCGACGGGCTGCTGGAGATGGTGGATGGGGACCAGCAGGAACAGCTGGAATTCCTGATCCGCGAGCTTACGGGGGAGCATGAGTGGCGGGAAGAGCCGATGAAGGCCGCTTTTTTTGATGACAAGGCTCCGGGTGAGCGTGATGACGACAAGTGTCTGGTGTGGATTTCACTGAGAAGGGGAAAGCAATAA
- a CDS encoding DUF948 domain-containing protein: MIISLSVALMAVAFAVLVFFLIKTLNSAKDSLDKVSQTLQEVQKTVDELTYEVKTTVRHANKITADVQGKIEKIDPIMDSVQNLGEVLSELTLTMKQVSVTVIERFRKNRELKEKAELVSINNAKVTPAEERTINSYNAVNSKKGRLDAVLKGVDVAAGLWQRYRK; encoded by the coding sequence ATGATCATTAGTCTCAGCGTGGCGCTTATGGCTGTCGCATTCGCAGTTCTCGTATTCTTTCTGATTAAGACTCTGAATTCCGCCAAGGATTCTCTCGACAAAGTGAGCCAGACGCTTCAGGAGGTACAGAAGACGGTCGATGAGCTTACTTATGAAGTAAAAACAACGGTAAGACACGCCAACAAGATTACGGCGGATGTGCAGGGCAAAATAGAGAAAATCGATCCTATTATGGACTCGGTCCAGAATCTGGGCGAGGTGCTCAGCGAACTGACGCTGACCATGAAACAGGTATCGGTAACGGTCATTGAGAGATTCCGCAAAAACCGGGAGCTGAAAGAGAAAGCGGAGCTTGTATCGATTAACAACGCAAAGGTGACCCCCGCTGAGGAGCGGACGATAAATTCCTACAATGCGGTAAACAGCAAGAAGGGGAGATTGGACGCCGTCCTGAAAGGTGTCGACGTCGCCGCCGGTCTTTGGCAAAGATACCGGAAGTAG
- a CDS encoding C40 family peptidase has product MNQLTKQLLAALLLSTAVYASSGGLGAQPAHAAENSAAVLSSPASQSAVIQSTVRLRSAPSVGSMVLSYLKEGEKVLILEKTNAYFYKVRNKDGEIGYCSSQDKYIALMAAGAVPQPLPPAPAAASIESVIGRGMSYLGTPYEFGSSRSDTSTFDCSDFVRQIYLEAANIKLPADSRQQGRWVRENSSAVTDISGLKRGDLMFFMSYKGSSAAAYAGIDKSAETITHVALYLGDGQILHTYSVSSGGVRVDKLSASWTKRFLFGGPVIH; this is encoded by the coding sequence ATGAACCAATTAACCAAGCAGCTACTTGCCGCGTTATTATTATCAACCGCAGTTTACGCTTCTTCAGGCGGGCTCGGGGCTCAGCCTGCCCATGCGGCTGAGAATTCGGCCGCTGTTCTGTCCAGTCCCGCCTCGCAATCGGCCGTCATTCAGTCAACGGTCCGGCTCCGCAGCGCGCCTTCCGTAGGCAGCATGGTACTCTCCTATTTGAAAGAAGGGGAGAAGGTACTGATTCTGGAAAAGACGAATGCTTATTTCTATAAGGTCCGCAACAAGGACGGAGAAATCGGCTATTGCAGCTCTCAGGACAAGTATATTGCTCTGATGGCTGCCGGAGCGGTTCCGCAGCCTTTACCGCCTGCTCCTGCGGCAGCGAGTATCGAGTCGGTCATTGGAAGAGGGATGTCCTATCTCGGTACGCCTTATGAATTCGGATCAAGCCGCAGCGACACCTCCACCTTTGATTGCTCGGATTTTGTCCGGCAGATTTATCTCGAAGCGGCGAATATCAAGCTGCCGGCCGATTCCAGACAGCAGGGGAGATGGGTCAGGGAGAATAGTTCCGCCGTAACGGATATATCGGGTCTCAAGCGGGGCGATCTGATGTTCTTTATGAGCTACAAAGGAAGCTCAGCCGCTGCTTATGCCGGGATTGACAAGTCGGCGGAGACGATTACGCATGTCGCTCTATATTTGGGAGACGGACAGATCCTGCACACGTATTCCGTATCTTCCGGGGGCGTGAGAGTGGATAAATTAAGCGCTTCTTGGACCAAGCGGTTCCTCTTCGGAGGTCCGGTTATCCACTGA
- a CDS encoding cation diffusion facilitator family transporter, translating into MISIAAYIVLSSFKLVCGYLFASSALLADGFNNLTDIVASLAVLIGLRISRKPPDSNHAYGHFRAETVAALLASFIMAMVGIQVIIESVRSLFQGHESVPGLWSAGVAIVCALAMLGVYYYNRQLALKINNSALMAAAKDNFSDAMVSIGAALGIIGAQFGLPWLDPVAAFAVGLLICRTAWEIFSDSTYRLTDGFDESRLMDLRSTIERTPGVEAIKDMKARIHGNQVLVDVVVEVDADLTVMEGHNISDSIEERMHNKHNIMSVHVHVEPKC; encoded by the coding sequence ATGATCAGCATAGCAGCTTATATCGTCCTGTCATCTTTCAAGCTAGTCTGTGGCTATCTGTTCGCATCCAGCGCGCTGCTCGCGGACGGTTTCAATAACCTTACCGATATTGTCGCTTCTTTGGCTGTTCTGATCGGTCTGCGTATTTCACGCAAGCCGCCCGATTCGAATCATGCTTACGGACACTTTCGGGCGGAGACGGTAGCCGCGCTGTTGGCCTCTTTTATCATGGCGATGGTTGGTATCCAGGTTATTATTGAATCGGTGCGTTCCCTCTTTCAGGGACATGAGTCCGTTCCGGGTTTGTGGTCGGCCGGCGTGGCGATTGTGTGTGCTCTGGCGATGCTCGGAGTGTACTATTATAACCGCCAGCTTGCGCTCAAGATCAACAATAGTGCGCTTATGGCTGCCGCCAAGGATAATTTCTCGGACGCCATGGTCAGTATCGGCGCGGCGCTCGGCATCATCGGCGCGCAGTTCGGACTTCCGTGGCTGGACCCGGTCGCAGCGTTCGCGGTCGGCCTGCTGATCTGCAGAACGGCATGGGAAATCTTTAGCGACTCGACATACCGCCTTACGGATGGATTTGACGAGAGCCGGCTGATGGATTTACGCAGCACCATCGAGCGGACGCCTGGCGTTGAAGCCATCAAGGACATGAAGGCGCGGATTCACGGAAACCAGGTCCTAGTGGATGTAGTCGTTGAAGTTGATGCGGATCTGACCGTTATGGAAGGCCATAATATCAGCGACTCTATCGAGGAGCGCATGCATAACAAGCACAACATCATGAGCGTGCATGTTCATGTGGAACCCAAATGTTAA
- a CDS encoding cyclase family protein, translating to MIIDLTHPIRDGLPVYPGDLQTQLARSAEFSRDGYNNHLLTINMHSGTHIDGHMHMTDCTEYLNGYPLSTFIGEGCLLDVRGAGVIGYKPEYEQLVREGQIVILYTGHGDLFRDPAYFADFPVLTPELAELLIRKKIKMVGMDTPSPDRYPFEIHRLLFGRRIPIIENLTNLSALLPLSRFEVTALPLNIDADSSIARVIARTL from the coding sequence ATGATCATCGATCTGACCCACCCCATCCGGGACGGGCTGCCGGTCTATCCGGGGGATCTGCAAACGCAGCTTGCAAGGTCCGCCGAATTCTCCCGGGACGGCTATAACAATCATCTCCTGACCATCAACATGCACTCGGGAACGCATATCGACGGGCATATGCACATGACGGACTGCACGGAATATTTGAACGGGTATCCGCTGAGCACGTTTATTGGGGAGGGCTGCTTGCTGGATGTTCGGGGAGCCGGAGTGATCGGATACAAGCCCGAATACGAACAGCTCGTTCGCGAAGGGCAGATCGTAATCCTGTACACCGGACATGGCGATTTGTTCAGAGATCCCGCCTATTTTGCCGATTTTCCGGTACTGACACCGGAGCTTGCGGAACTTCTAATTCGAAAAAAGATTAAAATGGTCGGCATGGACACTCCATCACCGGACAGATATCCTTTCGAGATACACCGTCTGCTGTTTGGTCGCCGCATTCCGATCATCGAAAACCTGACGAATCTTTCGGCGCTGCTCCCCTTATCCCGGTTTGAAGTGACCGCCCTTCCGCTGAATATCGACGCCGATTCCTCCATAGCCCGGGTGATTGCCCGTACCCTTTGA
- a CDS encoding FtsX-like permease family protein: MAVNHLALSMLRKHKSSAAILFVLLLLTVLVMNTGLTLFLRLNAFYDAKTAELSGADFVANLPDDGSLDKKKTFLLDQPAVAKLESEESLVLNEIQFPYNGGVLSILPVFLDADTGRTLSPLRLTERLRNVQEPQIYAPYILKSGGGYKLGDSLTLTDSSLKRRSYIIGGFFQDTLLGNTLGGSLKFYFPHREFAELKAELGGNHYIFLSVRTANGAHPGKLTDTFNKTFPMDPTSSRILADTDSMSLNYTLPLTLISLVLVAFAVVVLLVAGVVVRFRVASGIEDDMESIGALKAIGYTGRQITAALFLQQFVILCIAGAAGAVLAWAVLPLLGNMISSSVGLLWTQTADPRISALGFALVSVFVCAVTYSSARKALKVTPLTALRKGITTHSFKRNRFSLEHAKGALQMSLGLKRMLHRFRQNALVAVIIAGLTFTSLCSFILYFNLAKDSSFIYRFIGMEQCDVMVVAEEGPSAGKIFTEIENMDGVKKTGMLDRLYAGLEDRSVLMNVSSDYGRLDWETLYEGRQPVYDNEISISGVMSQRLDKRIGDLVKVSLGGKSGEYLITGLTQQFGNAESASVTLEGLRRIHPEYRQNSLSIYLEGADSKEFIRKVKAEYGKDLIMVMDVKATLNSQIGSLVNAIFLVTVVVMAATVLVVALILYLVIHTLIVKQRTEFGILKAIGHTTRQLMLQVAFGFVPVVAAGVTAGGLAGVALTNGFLSLLFARSGIFNANFRIPALPVTAICAGFAAAACLMVLLLARRIKPISPRTLLAE, encoded by the coding sequence ATGGCAGTGAACCATTTGGCCTTGTCGATGCTTCGCAAGCATAAAAGCTCCGCTGCCATCCTATTCGTCCTGCTTCTGCTTACAGTGCTTGTTATGAATACCGGGCTCACCCTCTTTCTCCGGCTTAACGCGTTCTACGATGCCAAGACGGCGGAGCTGTCCGGCGCTGACTTTGTCGCCAATTTGCCGGATGACGGCAGTCTGGACAAGAAGAAGACGTTTCTCCTTGACCAGCCTGCCGTAGCCAAGCTGGAGAGCGAAGAGAGCCTTGTGCTGAATGAAATTCAATTTCCATATAACGGAGGCGTCCTGTCGATCCTTCCGGTCTTTCTGGATGCGGACACAGGCCGCACGCTTTCGCCGCTGCGGCTGACCGAACGTCTTCGTAACGTGCAGGAGCCGCAAATATACGCCCCTTATATTCTGAAGAGCGGCGGGGGCTACAAATTGGGTGACAGCCTGACATTAACCGATTCCAGCCTCAAACGGCGTAGCTATATTATCGGAGGTTTTTTTCAGGATACGCTGCTTGGCAACACGCTCGGCGGTAGCTTGAAATTCTATTTTCCGCATCGCGAGTTCGCTGAATTGAAGGCCGAGCTCGGCGGAAATCATTATATATTTCTGTCGGTGCGGACGGCGAACGGCGCCCATCCGGGTAAACTGACGGATACCTTCAATAAAACCTTTCCCATGGACCCCACATCGTCCAGGATTTTGGCTGATACGGACAGCATGTCCTTGAACTACACCCTCCCTCTCACCCTGATCTCCCTTGTGCTGGTTGCGTTTGCGGTGGTCGTCCTTCTGGTGGCGGGGGTTGTAGTGAGATTCAGGGTCGCCAGCGGCATTGAAGACGATATGGAGAGCATCGGCGCACTCAAAGCCATCGGATATACTGGACGGCAGATTACGGCGGCTCTATTTCTTCAGCAGTTTGTTATTCTGTGCATCGCCGGAGCCGCCGGAGCCGTGCTGGCCTGGGCTGTGCTGCCGCTGCTTGGGAATATGATTTCTTCGTCGGTCGGTTTGCTCTGGACGCAGACCGCTGATCCCCGAATTTCGGCGCTGGGCTTTGCGCTGGTTTCGGTATTCGTATGCGCCGTTACCTACTCGTCGGCAAGAAAGGCGCTGAAGGTTACGCCGCTGACCGCACTACGGAAGGGGATCACGACCCACAGCTTTAAGCGGAACAGGTTTTCCCTGGAACACGCCAAAGGCGCCCTGCAGATGTCCCTCGGTCTAAAAAGAATGCTGCACCGTTTCAGGCAAAATGCGCTGGTGGCGGTCATTATCGCAGGCTTGACCTTTACCAGCCTGTGTTCCTTCATCCTCTATTTCAATTTGGCGAAAGACAGCTCTTTCATTTATCGTTTCATTGGAATGGAGCAATGCGATGTTATGGTGGTTGCGGAGGAAGGGCCTTCGGCCGGGAAGATATTTACGGAAATTGAAAATATGGACGGAGTAAAAAAGACAGGCATGCTGGACCGGCTGTATGCCGGTCTGGAGGACCGTTCGGTGCTCATGAACGTATCCTCCGATTATGGCCGTCTGGACTGGGAGACGCTTTATGAAGGCAGGCAGCCCGTCTATGACAATGAAATCTCCATATCCGGCGTGATGTCGCAGAGGCTGGATAAACGGATAGGCGACCTGGTCAAGGTCTCGCTGGGCGGGAAGAGCGGCGAGTACCTGATCACCGGTCTGACCCAGCAGTTCGGCAATGCGGAATCGGCCTCCGTTACGCTGGAGGGATTGCGGCGCATCCATCCGGAGTATCGGCAAAATTCGCTCAGCATCTATCTGGAAGGAGCGGACAGCAAGGAGTTTATCCGCAAGGTGAAAGCGGAATACGGGAAGGATCTCATTATGGTGATGGACGTCAAAGCTACTTTGAACAGTCAAATCGGCTCGCTTGTGAACGCCATTTTCCTGGTAACGGTAGTGGTGATGGCGGCGACCGTACTGGTCGTTGCGTTGATCCTGTATCTCGTCATCCACACTCTGATTGTCAAGCAGAGGACGGAGTTCGGCATTCTAAAAGCGATCGGGCACACCACCCGGCAGCTTATGCTGCAGGTGGCATTCGGCTTTGTTCCGGTTGTCGCCGCAGGCGTTACCGCCGGAGGGCTTGCCGGTGTCGCGCTCACGAACGGCTTTCTGTCGCTGCTCTTTGCGCGCTCAGGCATTTTCAATGCCAACTTCCGGATTCCAGCTCTGCCGGTGACGGCGATTTGCGCGGGATTTGCGGCGGCGGCCTGCCTAATGGTGCTGCTCCTCGCTAGGCGGATCAAACCGATCTCGCCGCGTACCCTGCTCGCGGAGTAA
- a CDS encoding ABC transporter ATP-binding protein codes for MTELTQEASRARMGLAKPEEKGQAARKTVLTTAKLCKTFSTGGIQQHVLKNLDIEIGSGDFTIIMGSSGSGKSTLLYALSGMDKPTLGEIFFMGKELSKLSADQLAVFRRDHCGFVFQQIYLLDTMSVLDNVLASGLLRGTGRRAVSARAKELLMQVGLGEEAWGKFPSQLSGGEAQRTGIVRALINQPAVLFADEPTGALNSSASRGVLDVLTGFHREGQSIVMVTHDVKTALRGNRVLYLRDGIIHGELVLGLYREEEGRDRLDRLNAFLESMGW; via the coding sequence ATGACGGAACTGACGCAAGAGGCGTCGCGGGCAAGGATGGGGCTGGCGAAGCCGGAGGAGAAGGGACAGGCGGCGCGCAAGACGGTGCTGACTACCGCCAAGCTGTGCAAGACCTTTTCGACCGGCGGCATTCAGCAGCATGTGCTGAAGAATCTGGATATCGAAATCGGGAGCGGCGATTTTACAATCATTATGGGCAGTTCGGGTTCGGGAAAATCCACGCTGCTCTATGCCCTTTCGGGCATGGACAAACCGACGCTGGGAGAAATTTTCTTCATGGGAAAGGAATTGTCGAAGCTGTCCGCGGACCAGCTTGCGGTATTCCGCCGGGACCACTGCGGCTTTGTCTTTCAGCAAATTTATTTGCTCGATACAATGAGCGTTCTGGATAATGTGCTGGCAAGCGGATTGCTGCGGGGTACGGGCAGGAGAGCTGTCTCCGCAAGAGCCAAGGAACTGCTGATGCAGGTAGGACTCGGGGAAGAGGCCTGGGGCAAATTTCCTTCCCAGCTTTCCGGGGGCGAGGCGCAGCGGACGGGGATCGTAAGGGCGCTGATCAACCAGCCGGCCGTGCTGTTTGCCGACGAGCCTACCGGCGCGCTCAATTCCTCGGCAAGCCGGGGCGTGCTGGATGTGCTGACCGGATTCCACCGGGAGGGACAGAGCATCGTCATGGTCACGCATGATGTTAAGACGGCGTTGCGGGGCAACCGGGTGCTGTATCTTCGCGACGGAATCATCCATGGCGAGCTAGTGCTCGGATTGTACCGGGAAGAGGAAGGCCGGGACCGTCTGGACCGGCTGAATGCTTTTCTGGAAAGTATGGGGTGGTAG